A single region of the Mercenaria mercenaria strain notata chromosome 6, MADL_Memer_1, whole genome shotgun sequence genome encodes:
- the LOC123548679 gene encoding growth hormone secretagogue receptor type 1-like yields MYSPLVDIDGNQTWTLDELSKIKAADLVPAIAYLCFLMIIGVIGNACVLVIFYFRFSESTHRTFILVLAFYDFFACVVGAPWAVAESFFAYSYMDEISCKIFRFILYYTCIASSLTLVLIAFERYRKICTPLKKQFTVPMAKRALFIVTIVISSLSASPAFVFYGNASKDTGVEGITGTRCFITDFYEHEVPGWPMAFNVYLLILAFVSTLCMTVCYAMIARQVSKMGKANISKRMKAAEKSNGEMNSVCVDDDSETTQFKAKRVVSEVISVKSTASEMDNSKSLGKTKPKGTLKNRTSVWANKVMRKLSTSSGKKTVRITKMLTLVTIAFVISYLPHLSLMIWSMVITKDDKHTLPTDNEYKILFYSFFINNLVNPFIYASMDLKFRGELAKLFKCKFSCKR; encoded by the coding sequence atgtattctCCACTCGTGGATATTGATGGAAATCAAACGTGGACATTGGACGAATTGAGTAAAATAAAAGCAGCAGATTTGGTACCAGCTATTGCGTACCTTTGTTTCTTGATGATCATTGGAGTTATTGGAAATGCTTGTGTTCTGGTTATTTTCTACTTCCGGTTCAGTGAGTCTACGCACAGAACGTTTATTCTGGTACTTGCTTTTTATGATTTCTTTGCTTGCGTCGTCGGAGCACCGTGGGCAGTTGCTGAGTCATTTTTCGCTTACAGCTATATGGACGAAATTTCTTGCAAAATTTTTAGATTCATTTTATATTACACATGTATTGCATCCAGTCTTACATTAGTCTTGATTGCTTTTGAACGGTACCGAAAAATATGTACGCCgttaaaaaaacaatttactgTGCCAATGGCAAAACGTGCACTATTCATTGTTACGATTGTAATTTCGTCGCTATCGGCCTCCCCTGCATTTGTGTTTTATGGAAATGCTTCAAAAGATACTGGAGTAGAAGGAATAACAGGAACAAGATGTTTTATAACAGACTTTTATGAACATGAAGTCCCTGGTTGGCCTATGGCTTTCAATGTTTACCTTCTTATTCTTGCCTTTGTTTCCACACTATGCATGACAGTATGTTATGCCATGATCGCAAGGCAAGTTTCTAAAATGGGTAAAGCAAACATTTCTAAACGCATGAAAGCAGCGGAAAAATCTAACGGCGAAATGAATTCAGTTTGCGTCGACGACGACAGTGAAACTACCCAGTTTAAAGCAAAAAGAGTAGTTTCAGAAGTCATAAGTGTAAAAAGCACAGCTTCAGAGATGGACAATTCTAAAAGTTTAGGCAAAACGAAACCAAAAGGCACACTGAAAAACAGAACGTCTGTGTGGGCTAACAAAGTTATGCGTAAATTATCGACGTCGTCGGGTAAAAAGACAGTGCGGATAACAAAAATGTTGACCCTTGTCACCATAGCGTTTGTGATAAGCTATCTCCCTCATCTTTCGCTGATGATCTGGAGCATGGTGATAACTAAAGACGACAAACACACCCTTCCTACTGACAATGAATACAAGATTCTCTTCTATTCATTTTTCATCAATAATTTAGTCAATCCATTCATCTACGCCTCAATGGATCTGAAGTTCAGAGGAGAGCTTGCTAaactttttaaatgcaaattttcttGTAAAAGATGA